The following are encoded together in the Gammaproteobacteria bacterium genome:
- the alaS gene encoding alanine--tRNA ligase, with amino-acid sequence MRSTNELRNGFLDYFKQQDHEIVPSSSLVPVNDPTLLFTNAGMVPFKEVFLGREQRTHHRAVSSQRCVRAGGKHNDLENVGFTSRHHTFFEMLGNFSFGDYFKEEAIDFAWDFLTKELAIDTDRLWVTVFEDDDEAAELWLKKIGIAEAHFRRIGAKDNFWSMGVTGPCGPCSEIFYDHGDHLAGGPPGSPDEDGDRFVEIWNLVFMQYDRADDGSLSNLPKPSVDTGMGLERIAAVMQGTHDNYNIDLFKTLLSATADVTGTHKADKPSHRVIADHIRSCAFLVADGILPSNEGRGYVLRRIIRRAIRHGYELGQKQSFFSRLVAPLSDVMGDAYPELRDKQITIRTVLAQEEERFAETLEQGMKILSDEAGRARAQGSVIAGDVVFKLYDTYGFPVDLTADYAQSCQLSLDMAGFDKNMDAQRQRARAASHFAADQSVKIADDVRTTFIGYDNLAANAEVVALFKEGEPIRELTAGESGIVVLDQTPFYAESGGQAGDRGKIAIGQGAQNHFTVEDTQKLSAGKAYGHVGKVVDGVVRVGDKVNSHVDAERRIDTMRHHSATHLLHAALRQVLGEHVEQKGSLVEAERLRFDFSHSQPVSKQELETVEKMVNIQVLGNTAADVAVLPMKEAMAKGAMALFGEKYGDIVRVLRFGDFSVELCGGTHVARTGDIGLIKITSEAGVASGVRRIEAVCGSQALAWLDRLETVVDEAASLVKSDRSNLPGKIKQLVNKQRETEKIIDQLRQKLSAQASANLADQAITISGIKLLAARVDGADAKSLRDTVDRLKDQLAPAAVILAAVDGGKVKLVAGVTKGLIEQLPANQLINVVAEKVGGKGGGRPDMAQAGGNNPGQLDNALALVPDWVTSKL; translated from the coding sequence ATGCGCAGTACCAATGAATTGAGAAATGGTTTTCTTGATTATTTCAAACAGCAAGATCATGAGATCGTGCCGAGTAGCTCACTCGTTCCAGTGAATGACCCTACCTTGTTATTCACCAATGCAGGCATGGTACCGTTCAAGGAAGTCTTTCTCGGTCGTGAACAACGTACTCACCATCGTGCGGTAAGTTCCCAGCGCTGCGTGCGCGCAGGTGGCAAGCATAATGATTTGGAGAATGTCGGTTTTACCTCGCGCCATCACACCTTTTTCGAAATGCTCGGCAATTTCAGTTTTGGCGACTACTTCAAAGAAGAAGCCATCGATTTTGCTTGGGATTTTTTGACCAAAGAACTTGCAATTGATACCGATCGTCTATGGGTTACCGTCTTTGAAGATGATGATGAGGCAGCAGAACTCTGGTTAAAAAAGATTGGCATTGCTGAAGCGCATTTTCGTCGCATTGGCGCAAAAGATAATTTCTGGTCAATGGGTGTTACCGGGCCTTGTGGCCCGTGCAGTGAAATTTTTTATGACCATGGTGATCACCTTGCGGGTGGCCCACCGGGCAGCCCTGATGAAGACGGCGATCGTTTTGTCGAGATATGGAATCTTGTCTTCATGCAGTATGACCGTGCAGATGACGGTAGTTTATCTAACCTACCCAAGCCTTCGGTGGATACCGGTATGGGGTTGGAGCGTATTGCGGCCGTGATGCAAGGTACGCATGACAATTACAATATCGATTTATTTAAAACATTGCTTTCCGCAACGGCCGATGTCACTGGCACACATAAAGCCGATAAACCTTCTCATCGCGTGATTGCCGATCATATTCGTTCTTGTGCATTTTTGGTTGCTGACGGCATTTTGCCGTCGAATGAAGGGCGCGGTTATGTGCTGCGCCGTATTATTCGTCGCGCCATTCGCCATGGTTATGAGCTGGGTCAGAAGCAATCTTTTTTTAGTCGTCTGGTTGCGCCGCTGTCTGATGTGATGGGTGATGCCTATCCAGAGTTACGTGATAAGCAAATAACAATACGTACGGTTTTAGCGCAGGAAGAAGAACGCTTTGCTGAGACTTTAGAGCAAGGTATGAAGATACTCAGTGATGAAGCAGGTCGTGCTCGCGCCCAGGGCAGCGTTATCGCGGGGGATGTGGTGTTTAAGCTCTATGATACCTACGGTTTCCCCGTCGATTTAACAGCAGATTATGCCCAGTCCTGTCAACTCAGCTTGGATATGGCAGGCTTTGATAAAAATATGGATGCGCAGCGCCAACGTGCTAGAGCGGCAAGTCATTTTGCTGCCGACCAATCAGTCAAAATAGCTGACGATGTTCGCACGACATTTATTGGCTATGATAATTTAGCTGCAAATGCAGAAGTGGTTGCCTTGTTTAAAGAAGGCGAGCCAATACGTGAATTGACAGCGGGTGAAAGCGGTATCGTTGTGCTCGATCAAACCCCGTTTTACGCTGAGTCAGGTGGTCAGGCTGGCGATCGAGGGAAAATTGCTATTGGCCAGGGCGCACAAAACCATTTTACCGTAGAAGACACGCAAAAATTGTCTGCTGGTAAGGCATACGGCCATGTTGGCAAAGTCGTCGATGGTGTAGTGCGAGTAGGTGATAAGGTCAATAGCCATGTTGATGCAGAACGTCGCATTGATACGATGCGCCATCATTCTGCGACACATCTCTTACATGCGGCCCTACGCCAGGTGCTGGGTGAGCATGTTGAGCAAAAAGGCTCTTTAGTGGAGGCAGAAAGGCTACGTTTTGATTTCTCGCATTCGCAGCCTGTTAGCAAACAAGAATTAGAGACCGTAGAAAAAATGGTTAATATACAAGTTCTTGGCAACACAGCAGCGGATGTTGCTGTGTTGCCGATGAAAGAAGCGATGGCAAAAGGCGCTATGGCTTTGTTCGGCGAAAAATATGGTGATATTGTTCGCGTGCTTCGTTTTGGCGATTTTTCGGTTGAGCTATGCGGCGGCACCCATGTTGCACGAACGGGCGATATTGGCTTAATAAAAATCACCAGTGAGGCAGGTGTTGCCTCTGGCGTACGGCGTATTGAAGCCGTGTGTGGCAGCCAGGCCTTGGCTTGGCTTGATCGCCTGGAAACGGTTGTTGATGAAGCAGCCAGTTTGGTTAAGTCCGATCGATCAAATTTACCAGGAAAGATAAAACAGTTAGTTAATAAGCAACGTGAAACCGAAAAAATTATTGATCAATTGCGCCAGAAATTATCCGCGCAGGCGAGTGCCAACTTGGCCGACCAAGCAATAACTATTAGTGGAATCAAGTTGTTAGCAGCCCGTGTTGATGGTGCTGATGCAAAATCGTTGCGCGATACCGTTGACCGACTGAAAGATCAGCTCGCACCTGCTGCGGTGATATTAGCCGCAGTCGATGGTGGCAAAGTGAAACTAGTTGCCGGAGTGACGAAAGGTTTAATAGAACAATTGCCCGCC